ACCTTGCTTTTCAACCAGTGACAATATTCCTTGGTTTAATTGCGTTAATTGATTAGAAATATGTTGGTGAAGTAAGCTTTGTTTTTGATCCAATTCAATGGCTCTTTGTTGATTATCAAGCAAGTTATCAAATAAATTAAGCTTAATAAGTGCGATATTGGCCAAGTTAGCTCTGTAGGGATCAGTAATTGAATCCACTAAGTTTGATATCAGCAACACTAGTCTGTTTTTATTGTGGGTTAGCTCATTAAGCGGCTGGTACTGTTGTGTGGTAATAACCAAGTTAGCAATTTGCTCTAACTCCAAAGCATTTCGCTCTAACGCGGCCATTTTATCAAGTAAATTAAGGTCTTCATCAATGATTAAATCAATATCTTGTTTTGCTTGTAGCAGATTACTTTTCTGCTCAATTAAATCATAAAGCCCTGATAAACGAACTAACGCAAAGGTACTCGCATTAGCTACCTGTGATTGAGATAAAACAGAAATCTCATGAACCGATGCTTTCACCACAGTAAAGGCTTGATCACGTTGTTGTTGATTGGTGATTTTATTTTTGGCATAGAGATCAAGTTGCTCAATGCCTTGGTTAATATCTTTCTTTAAACTAATTAACGAAGGTAAATTTTTCTTGTTGAGATTGAGTAACTCAAGAGCAATAAATTTATCTTCAACCGCCAAATGTAGCAATGTTAATGTCTGACTGATTTCCTGACGCTGTTCTTCATCGGTGACATTTTTTAATAACGTCGTCTTATGGGTGATTTGCAAACTAAGGTTCGCTAATTCTCTTGCACTTGAAAGGGTAGGTAAGGTTTGTTGAGTAATAATATCACCAGTGCTGGCAATAAGGCTGAGACCATTCCAAGCGACAATACTCACAAACAGCAGTAAACCCGCAACAAAGCTAAAGGCAAATAATAGTTTGTTACCTATACTTCGACGAAAGTGCAATGTAATATCCTCTTTTACACGGCCCGTGTATTAATTTTAAATAGAGTTTTTTGTGAAAATACTTTTAGTGCTACTACTCAACATTGTTTATTGTTTGTTTTTCTTATCAACAGCAGTCGCAGCTAATCAAGACCAGTTAAATAACAATCGTGCAACGAGTACAATAGCAGTAAGCGAGCTATCAACAAGTAAAGTATCCACAGGAAAAATTAAATTATGTGCGGTCTACCCTCATCTAAAAGATTCTTATTGGCTTAGCATCAATTTTGGCATGACTGAACAGGCAAAACAAAGATCAATTGAATTAAAAGTCCTAGATGCCGGAGGCTACCAGAATAAGGATGAACAGTTAAGACAAATTGAACAATGTATTCATTGGCAAGCAAGCGCAATATTAGTAGGCTCGGTTAATTTTGAGGCATTAAATCAAAAACTTGCACAAGTTAACAAGCATACGCCAGTTTTTGCCTTAGTAAATGAAATAGCCACGAACAATATTAGTGGCAGAACGGGTGTCTCTTGGTATCAAATGGGTTATCAGTTGGGAGAATATCTGGTTAAGCACCATCAAAATAATTTCAATACTACACCAGCAACACTTGCTTGGTTTCCTGGCCCTAAAAGGGGAGGGGGCAGTTTACAATCTACCAAAGGTTTACAAGCCGCACTTGTGAATAGTCCTATTGAAATAATCGCTATCGAGCACGGCTTAAATGAGAAGATAACTCAGTTTTCTTTGCTCAAAGACACCTTGAAAAAATATAATAACATCGATTATTTAGCGGGCAATGCTGTGATGGCTGAAATGGCAATAAATGAGGTCGGAAGGTTACCTAAAGAACAACAACCTGAGATCCTAAGTCATTACCTTAGCCATGGCGTTTATCGTGGTATTAAGCGTCATAAAATATTAATGGCCAATTCAGATCAAATGGTACTGCAAGGTAAAATGGCCATTAACCAAGCCGTTGATTACCTAAAAATAGGGAAGGTGAAAACTTTGCAGGCACCTACAATTATCACGATAGATCAAGCGACTATAAAAAAACTAAAGACTGAATTGTCATTGTCACCAAGTAACTTTAAGCCTATTTATAGTATTAAAGCTACTGAAGTAAAATAAGCGCTAGTAGTATTTAAGCTTGATCATTGATGACATCAATTATTTGTTAAGCTAGGTAATATCAGCGGCGAATAAATACCCTTCACCATGAATCGTCGTGAAAATCTGTGGCTCTTTCGGATTATCTTCTATTTTGTGACGTAAACGACGAACCAGCACATCGATGGTTCTATCATTGGGTGCATCAACTCTATGCTCAATTAAATTAAGTAATCGATCACGGCTGAGTACTCGGCTAGGGTTAGCGACAAAAGCCACTAAAATATCGTATTCAGCTTTAGTTAGTTTTATTGGAATATTATTTTTGAGCAACTTTCGTTTTGGAATATCAAAGCTGCATTGACCAAAATGAAATAAATCGTCATCTTCCTCATCTTCTGTAGCTATAACAGATTTTTGCTCGGTTAATGATATGCGCCATAGAATGTTTTTAACGCGAACTAACAGCTCTCTTAGCTCGAAAGGCTTAGTAACATAATCATCAGCGCCCATTTCTAAACCAATAATTTTATCGATAGAGTCAGTTCTCCCGGTCACAAGCACAATGCCAATGTTCGAATGGCTGCGCAGGTTTCGAGTGATCATCAAGCCATCTTCATCAGGCAAGTTAATGTCTAACATGACTAAATCAATGTGATGATTTTCCAATACCACCATCATTTGGCTTTTATTTTCCGCTTCACTAACTCGATAACCAGCATGTTGGAAATAACCCACCAGTTTGGCTCGTGTTATCGCTTCATCTTCTACCACTAAAATATGTTTATCGTTCAAGCTTTATTCCTATCCTACTGTTATCAGAAGTAAACCAACACCACCAAGTAACAGACTATCAATAAGTCATACCAAATCAAATAATTTTCGCTGAGTGAGAATAACTTAATTGAATTGGTATTTATGCATTTTTACATATTGTGTTCATTTAACCACACAATGCTGTTCATAACTGAGCGATACAATAACGCCATCAAAAATAGTTTATCTGATTTATATCAATTTTGGAGTTCTAAGTTATGAATAAAGTAATAAAAACAGCAAACCGCGTACTAATTGGCACAATGTTACTATCTTGCCCTTTTTTAGCAAGTAGCGAACAAAGTAAAGAAGAACTATTTAATGGCACTTTCAGTGGTTCACTAGAAATGGCAACCGATTACGTATTTCGTGGTGAATCGGAAACAGGTGATGGCGATATTCCAGCCATTAAAGGTAGCTTTACCTGGACTCATGAAAATGGTGTTTATGCGGGCGTATTTGGCGCAACCAATAAGTTTGAATCTACCCCTGACATTAGAGCCGTACTAGCGCCGTATATTGGCAAATTTGGTACTTTTGGCGACAGTGATATTAGTTACAATATTTTTGTCTTTCATTATACCTATCCGGGCGTAGAAGACATGGACTATACCGAACTTTGGATGAAGGTTGCTAAAGACTTTGGTCCTGTAAAAATAGAACTTGAAGTAACTCCAACCCTAAATGATTGGTTTGGTGTTGATGGCTGGAGCGGTATTAACTACGCTGTTCACCCGAGCAAAACGTTTGATAATGGTATTAAACTTTCTGGCTCTATTGGTTATCAAGAACTATCAGGAGAAGGTGCTGAAGGTTGGGCTCATTGGAACTTAGGTATAAGTAAAAACGTTTATGGCCTTAATGTTGATGTGCGTTATCACGACTCAGATGTTGATAGCTCACATAAAGTTTATGGCTCTGAACAAGGCCAAAAAATCTTTGATGAACGCTTTGTTTTTAGTGTTAGCAAAAGCTTTTAGTCACCTACTTTAACAAAGCAGGTCTAAGCTACCTAGTTTAGACGGTTTAGTGTTTAAGTAATAAATAAAAGACAGAAGAGCAGCGAAGCTTAACAGTTTTGCTGTTTTTGTCATTTTACGGTTATAAAAATTATCAGTACTTAAAGCTCTTCAGTTGCTTAGCTTATGTCTCTTCAAGTCGCTCGAATATAAACATTTCTGTTCATATCTTTTCACAACTTCACGCAAGCTGTCATTTCCTAGTTCATGGTCATTCACATTCTTCAACTATAATTAGCTCATCAAAAAACTTTGAATGAAACGATAAGTCATTCAAAAAACATCCCAGATATTGATTAAGCGAGGAGTTTCGACATGACCACGGAACAAATAAACAAAGAAACAGGTGAAAAGAAAAAGCGTAAAGAACTTAAGGCATTAGGATTCATTATTGTAGTGCTATTTCCCGTACTCAGCGTATTCGCTATTGGTGGTTACGGCCTAATTATTTGGTTAATTCAGGCATTTGGCGGCGTAATTCCTCATTAGGAAAGCCACTAGCATTCTCTCAAACAAAGTAAAAAATTAAGAATAACGAGGATTATCAACATGAAATGGCTCAAAAACCTTTGGCAAACACTTAATACGCCAGCCAAATACTTAACCTTAGGCTCCATCAGTTTAACAGCTTTCATTATGGGCGTTGTTTTTTGGGGTGGATTCAACACCGCTTTAGAGGCAACCAATACTGAAGAATTCTGTATTGGTTGTCATAGTATGGAAAGTAAACCTTATCAAGAATTACAAAAAACAGTGCATTGGTCTAATCACTCTGGCGTACGTGCCACTTGCCCAGACTGTCATGTTCCACATAGCTGGGGTCGTAAAATTGCTAGAAAAATGGAAGCATCCAGTGATGTTTGGGGTTGGGTTTTTAACACCGTTAACACCAGTGAAAAATTCGAAGATAAACGTTTAGAAATGGCGTCACGTGAATGGGCTCGCTTCGAGAGAGATGACTCGTTGGCTTGTAAGAATTGTCACAACTATGACTCGATGAAATGGGACACCATGTCTAAGTTGGCGCAAAAACAAATGAAGCGTGCCGCCGAAAAAGATCAAAGCTGTGTTGATTGCCACAAAGGGATCGCACACATATTACCCGATATGGGAACCGCAAGAGCACCGCAGTTAATTGCTGAAGTAGGCACTGGACCAAGTAAATTCACCAATGAACAATACTACTTCAGTGCATTGACCAAGCCACTATTTTTTAGCGCTAAAGGTGATGTAGAAGCAGGCACGTTAAATGTCGCAACCAAGGTTAAAATATTAGAGAGCAAAGAGAACAGAGTTAAAGTTTCAATTAGTGGTTGGCGTAAACAAATTGGTGCTGGCCGAGTTATTTATTATGACTTTGGTATCAATATGTTAACAGCACAATTATCAAAAGAAGCGGCAAAAACTGAAGGTGTCATCAATGGCTTTGAAGAAAAAGAAGACGAGATGACCGGTTTGAAATGGCAACGTGTTGAAACAACATTATGGACTGATGCTGAATACCTAATTACCGAGCAACAGCCACTTTGGGATTATGCTCGTACAACCTTTAGAAGCAGCTGTAGTGTTTGCCACACGCAACCAGACGAAGCTCACTTTGACGCAAATACTTGGCCAGGCATGTTCCAAGGCATGATAGCTTTTGTCAACATGGACCAAGATACCCAAGCATTAGTACAAAAATATCTACAACAACATTCATCAACTTTTGTTAAAAAAGAACATTAATCGGAGCTAAGTATCATGAAAAGAAGAAATTTTTTAAAAGGCATTTTAGCGACATCATTTACCGTAATTAGCACTGCTTCGGTTTTGACACCATTGACCGCTTTAGCAAAAATAGGAGCTAAAAACCGTGACGATTGGCTAACAACAGGTTCTCATTTTGGTGCCTTTAAAATGAAACGTAAAAATGGTGTTATTGATCAAGTAAAACCATTTGATTTAGATAAATATCCAACCGATATGATCAACGGAATTAAAGGCTTAGTTTATAATCCATCACGTATTCGCTACCCTATGGTTCGCTTAGACTTTTTATTAAAAGGTCATAAAAGTGATACCAGTCAACGCGGTGATTTTCGTTTTGTTAGAGTCACTTGGGATCAAGCATTAACCTTGTTTAAACAATCACTTGATGAAATACAAACAAATTATGGCCCCTCTGGTTTACACGCAGGACAAACAGGCTGGCGTGCCACCGGGCAGTTACACTCTTGTACTAGCCACATGCAACGAGCTGTTGGTATGCACGGTAATTTTGTTAAAAAAATTGGGGATTACTCCACGGGTGCAGGTCAAACAATTTTACCTTATGTTTTAGGCTCAACCGAAGTTTATGCCCAAGGCACATCATGGCCATTAATTTTAGATAATGCTAAGACAATCGTATTATGGGCAAACGACCCTTATAAAAACTTACAAGTTGGCTGGAATGCTGAAACCCATGAAAGTTTTGAATATCTTGCTCAGCTAAAAGAAAAAGTAAAAAAAGGTGAGATCCGCGTGATCAGCATAGATCCCGTGGCATCAAAAACTCAAGATTACTTAGGTTGTGAAAAAATATATGTAAATCCACAAACAGATGTAGCCTTAATGCTCGCTATTGCGTATGAGCTTTACACCAACGACTTACATGACAAAGATTTCATAAAAGGTTACAGCTTAGGTTTTGAGCGCTTTGTGCCGTATTTAACGGGCGAAGAAGATGGCATTGCTAAAACAGTCGAATGGGCAGAAAAAATTACGGCTGTACCTGCCGACGTAATTAAAGAACTCGCTAAAACCATGGTCGCTGGTCGTACACAATTATTAATGGGTTGGTGTATTCAGCGTCAGCAACATGGTGAACAACCTTATTGGATGGCTGCTGTATTAGCGACCATGATAGGTCAAATTGGTTTACCTGGTGGTGGAATTAGTTATGGTCATCATTATTCTGGTATTGGTGTACCTTCTTCTGGCGCTGCAGCACCGGGTGCCTTTCCTCGCAATGTAGATGAAGGTCAAAAGCCGATATTTGACAGCACTGATTTTAAAGGCGCTAGTAGTACTATTCCTGTTGCCCGTTGGATAGATGCGATTTTAGAGCCGGGCAAAGTGATTGATGCCAATGGCGCTAAAGTGACTTACCCTGATATTAAAATGATGATTTTCTCAGGGAACAATCCTTGGAACCATCATCAAGATAGAAACCGTATGAAAAAAGCATTTCATAAACTGGAATGTGTGGTCAGTATCGATATCAACTGGACGGCAACCTGTCGTTTCTCAGATATTGTACTGCCAGCCTGTACTACCATGGAAAGAAACGATATCGATATTTATGGTAGTTATGCCAATCGTGGCTTGCTTGCTATGCAAAAAATGGTTGAACCATTATTTGATAGCTTATCTGACTATGAAATATTCACTCGCTTTGCCAAAGTGTTAGGCAAAGAAAAAGAATATACCCGCGGTATGAATGAGTTTGATTGGCTAACAAAATTATATAATGATTGTAAAAAAGCCAATGACGGTAAGTTTGTTATGCCTGAATTTGAGCAATTTTGGCAAGATGGATATGTACACTTTGGTGAAGGTAA
The DNA window shown above is from Colwellia psychrerythraea 34H and carries:
- the torE gene encoding trimethylamine N-oxide reductase system protein TorE, coding for MTTEQINKETGEKKKRKELKALGFIIVVLFPVLSVFAIGGYGLIIWLIQAFGGVIPH
- the torC gene encoding pentaheme c-type cytochrome TorC → MKWLKNLWQTLNTPAKYLTLGSISLTAFIMGVVFWGGFNTALEATNTEEFCIGCHSMESKPYQELQKTVHWSNHSGVRATCPDCHVPHSWGRKIARKMEASSDVWGWVFNTVNTSEKFEDKRLEMASREWARFERDDSLACKNCHNYDSMKWDTMSKLAQKQMKRAAEKDQSCVDCHKGIAHILPDMGTARAPQLIAEVGTGPSKFTNEQYYFSALTKPLFFSAKGDVEAGTLNVATKVKILESKENRVKVSISGWRKQIGAGRVIYYDFGINMLTAQLSKEAAKTEGVINGFEEKEDEMTGLKWQRVETTLWTDAEYLITEQQPLWDYARTTFRSSCSVCHTQPDEAHFDANTWPGMFQGMIAFVNMDQDTQALVQKYLQQHSSTFVKKEH
- the torR gene encoding two-component system response regulator TorR is translated as MNDKHILVVEDEAITRAKLVGYFQHAGYRVSEAENKSQMMVVLENHHIDLVMLDINLPDEDGLMITRNLRSHSNIGIVLVTGRTDSIDKIIGLEMGADDYVTKPFELRELLVRVKNILWRISLTEQKSVIATEDEEDDDLFHFGQCSFDIPKRKLLKNNIPIKLTKAEYDILVAFVANPSRVLSRDRLLNLIEHRVDAPNDRTIDVLVRRLRHKIEDNPKEPQIFTTIHGEGYLFAADIT
- the torT gene encoding TMAO reductase system periplasmic protein TorT, which produces MKILLVLLLNIVYCLFFLSTAVAANQDQLNNNRATSTIAVSELSTSKVSTGKIKLCAVYPHLKDSYWLSINFGMTEQAKQRSIELKVLDAGGYQNKDEQLRQIEQCIHWQASAILVGSVNFEALNQKLAQVNKHTPVFALVNEIATNNISGRTGVSWYQMGYQLGEYLVKHHQNNFNTTPATLAWFPGPKRGGGSLQSTKGLQAALVNSPIEIIAIEHGLNEKITQFSLLKDTLKKYNNIDYLAGNAVMAEMAINEVGRLPKEQQPEILSHYLSHGVYRGIKRHKILMANSDQMVLQGKMAINQAVDYLKIGKVKTLQAPTIITIDQATIKKLKTELSLSPSNFKPIYSIKATEVK
- a CDS encoding TorF family putative porin gives rise to the protein MNKVIKTANRVLIGTMLLSCPFLASSEQSKEELFNGTFSGSLEMATDYVFRGESETGDGDIPAIKGSFTWTHENGVYAGVFGATNKFESTPDIRAVLAPYIGKFGTFGDSDISYNIFVFHYTYPGVEDMDYTELWMKVAKDFGPVKIELEVTPTLNDWFGVDGWSGINYAVHPSKTFDNGIKLSGSIGYQELSGEGAEGWAHWNLGISKNVYGLNVDVRYHDSDVDSSHKVYGSEQGQKIFDERFVFSVSKSF
- the torA gene encoding trimethylamine-N-oxide reductase TorA; amino-acid sequence: MKRRNFLKGILATSFTVISTASVLTPLTALAKIGAKNRDDWLTTGSHFGAFKMKRKNGVIDQVKPFDLDKYPTDMINGIKGLVYNPSRIRYPMVRLDFLLKGHKSDTSQRGDFRFVRVTWDQALTLFKQSLDEIQTNYGPSGLHAGQTGWRATGQLHSCTSHMQRAVGMHGNFVKKIGDYSTGAGQTILPYVLGSTEVYAQGTSWPLILDNAKTIVLWANDPYKNLQVGWNAETHESFEYLAQLKEKVKKGEIRVISIDPVASKTQDYLGCEKIYVNPQTDVALMLAIAYELYTNDLHDKDFIKGYSLGFERFVPYLTGEEDGIAKTVEWAEKITAVPADVIKELAKTMVAGRTQLLMGWCIQRQQHGEQPYWMAAVLATMIGQIGLPGGGISYGHHYSGIGVPSSGAAAPGAFPRNVDEGQKPIFDSTDFKGASSTIPVARWIDAILEPGKVIDANGAKVTYPDIKMMIFSGNNPWNHHQDRNRMKKAFHKLECVVSIDINWTATCRFSDIVLPACTTMERNDIDIYGSYANRGLLAMQKMVEPLFDSLSDYEIFTRFAKVLGKEKEYTRGMNEFDWLTKLYNDCKKANDGKFVMPEFEQFWQDGYVHFGEGKPWTRHAAFREDPEINPLGTPSGMIEIHSRKIERYQYDDCKGHPTWMEKSERSHGGPGSDKHPIWMQSCHPDKRLHSQMCESKEYRDTYTVQDREPVYLNPADAKHRGIKNGDVVRVFNDRGQLLAGAVVSANFPEGVIRIHEGAWYGPVGDDGSITGGAKVGAICSYGDPNTLTQDIGSSKLAQACSAYTCLVDYEKFSGKLPPVTSFQGPLEIGA